The Maridesulfovibrio hydrothermalis AM13 = DSM 14728 DNA window TTACCATCAGCGCAGTAATGGAGCGACCCTTGAGGATTTTTCTGATCTCTGTAGACAGGGTTTCGCGCAGAGCTACATCAAGATTGGAAAAGGGTTCATCCATAAGCAGTAACTTAGGCTCTGGAGCAAGTGCCCGTGCAAGAGCCACGCGTTGCTGCTGTCCACCGGAAAGTTCATGAGGGAATTTATCCCCTTCTGCCGGCAGTTCGACCGTTTGCAGCAGTTCTTCAACCCGATTTTCTTGTTCCTTTTTCGCAAGAGAGTTTATCCCGAATGCAATATTTTCTTTTACTGTTAGATGAGGAAAGAGTGCGTAGTCCTGAAAGACCATGCCTATACTGCGTTTTTCAGGCGGGACAGTTTTGCTGCCGGCAACCTGTTTGCCTGTGATTGAAATGGAACCGGATGCTATGTCTTCAAAACCGGCTATTGTACGTAAAAGTGTGGTTTTACCGCAGCCGCTGGGGCCAAGCAGGCAGCCGATTTCTCCGCGTTTTAGAGCAAAACTGGCATTTTTAACTGCTTGAAAATTATCGTAGAATTTATCAATTTTGTTGACTTTAAGAAGTTCGGGCATAGTCGTCTCCTATTTATCCATCTGTCTGGTGAGCAGCAGCACAGGTATAAGTCCTACCAGTATCAGGGTTACGGCCGGGGTTGCCGCCAGTTCCCATTCTCCTTCGGAAGTGTATTCATATATTTTGACAGCCAGAGTATCCCAGCCAAAAGGACGCATCATCAAGGTGATAGGCATCTCTTTCATGATATCTACAAGAACAAGAATGGCTCCGGTCAGCAGGCCTTTTCTGAGCATAGGAATATATATGCATCTCAGCAAAGCCGATCCTGTTACACCAAGAGTGCGGGCAGCTTCGCCGATGGATGGAGTTATGCGTTGTATTGCACTATCCACGGAACCGAATCCGGCAGCAAGAAAACGAATGCAGTATGCTGCTATCATCAGTCCCAGTGAACCTTGTATGAATGTTGCGGCATTAAATCCAAGTCCTTTCAACCCTCCGACCACAGTATTATCCAGCCATGCTGCAGGAATAAAGATACCTACAGCCAGAACTGTTCCGGGTAAGGCATAGCCAAGCGTAGCAATGCGTGTGGCCCAGTTCATAAGCGGACCGGAGTCATTTCTTTTAACAAAAGCCAGAGCAAGGGCCGCTGCGACAGTTAAAGCCGCTCCGGCAAGGCTAAGTAACAGGGTGTTTAATCCATACGTAAAATATCTGGAAAGATCTGATTCAATGGATTCAAATCCCCACATAATCAGTTTGATAAATGGAAGGGCAAAGGCCAGAAAAAACATTAAAGCACAGGATGAAAAGGCCACCCACTTCCAAGGTCCGGATAGTTTCAGGCGTTCAGTACTGTTCGGCCTTCCAGCTTCTGTGAAGCGCATGCGCGAGCGCATTTTCTGTTCGGTTACCAGTGCAACAAGAATTATTATCCCCAAAACGGAAGAAAGCTGCGCTGCACTTGTAAGGGAAAACATACCGAACCATGCTTTATAAATGGCAGTGGTGAATGTGTCATAGTTGAAGATGGAAACCGCACCGAAATCAGCAAGGGTTTCCATACAGACAAGCACAAGTCCGGCAGCAATAAAAGGGCGGGCCATAGGCAGGGCCACTTTAAAAAAAGCTTTCGCAGGGGAATGGCCCAGCATGCGGGCTGCTTCAAGGGCGGTGCGTCCTTGAGTCATGAATGCGCTGCGGCTCATAAGATATACATATGGATAGAAAGCAAGGGAGAGTATTGTTGAAACACCGGCCCCGTTACGGATATCTATAAATCCCGCAAAAGGAAAAATACTGCGTATGAAAGTTTGTACCGGACCTGTGAAATCAAAAATTCCAAGATAAACAAAAGCAAATACATACGGAGGAATGGCAAAGGGCAGAACCAGTGCCCATGAGAAAAATTTGCGGCCCGGAAAATCGCAGGCTCCTGTCAGCCAGCCAAGTCCCACTCCAGCTATAGCCGTGAGAGGCACGATGCAGGCCAGCAGCACGGCCGTATTTAATATAAGTCCGCCAAGCACATTTTCAGTCAGGTGCGACCAGATTTCCTGCTGCGGGGAAAAAAGGTAACTCATGATTACGAGCAGAGGGGTGGCTGATATTGTCGCAAGTGCTCCGGCAATGGCGAACCATGCCGGAGACTTGAGGCAAAAGGTATTCCGTCGGAACAGTGGAGGCATAATTCCGACGGAATTTCTAGTGTTCTTTAAATGCATGTTATTTGTAGCCGGCTCTATCCATCAGTTTGATAGCTTCAGCCTGAAATTTACCATAGTTGGAAACATTCATAGGATTGCCCTTGAATTCACCCCATGCTGCAACAATGGGATCTGGTTTAACTTCAGGGTTAACAGGATACTCCAGATTTAAGGCCGCAAATTTCCCTTGAGCTTTATCAGAGGAAAGCCATTCAAGCAGTTTGATAGCTTCCTTTTTATTTTTGGCGTTTGCAGTTACACCTGCTCCGGATGCATTCATGTGCACGCCGTTGGTTTTCTGATTTGGCCAGAATATTGCGAGCGGGAGTTCAGGATTCTTTTTAAGAAGACGACCGAAGTAGTATGTGTTGACTATTGCAACGTCACCAACCCCAGCAGCTACAGCTTCAAGAGCTTTAGTATCACTGGAGAAAGGAGCTACAGGCAGATTGGCGATCCATGACTTGATAACTTTTTCTGTTTCAACTTCTCCGTTGTCGGCAATAAAGGATGCGACAAGAGACTGGTTGTAAACTTTTTTAGATGTTCTGAGTAAAAGGCGTTTGTTCCATTTGCTATCACCGAGTGCTTCATAAGTACTGAGTTCTTCAGGAGAAACTTTATTTTTGTTATATACAATTGTGCGTGCGCGAACTGAAAGACCAAACCAGCGATTTTGCGGGTCACGCAGATGGGAGGGGACATTCTTTTCAAGGGTTGCTGATTTGATCGGCGCCAGTACTCCTTCTTCTGCTGCGTACCAAAGGTTGCCGGCATCTACTGTGATGAACAGGTCGGCAGATGTATTGGCTCCTTCCGCTTTGATGCGTTCAAGAAGTGCTCCTGCTTTACCTGTGATGTATTTTATTTTTACTCCTGTTTCTGCAGTATATGCCTCAAACAGGGGTTTGATGAGGTGTTCTTTACGTGCAGAATAAACAATTATATCCGCAGCAAAGGCTGACGCAGACCATGCTGCAACCATAATTGTGGTGATGGCAAGGGTGATAATTTTTTTCATATTTTTCTCCGTTGTTTTTGTTGTTCTTTGTTGATGTTGAAAATGAATTTCAAAAACAAGTAGGAGAGGTGTCTGCTTTTGTCAATAAAAATATACTAAAAAAGTATGGAACTTTTCGGGTGAAAGTTAAATCTGAATATTCAGTCAAGGGGTTTCGGACGGAATTTTAGCAGATTGCAGGGCGAGCAGAGATTTTAAAAAAAGTCATTACCGTGAGAATTGCACATATTCTTCGAATCTAATTAGGGGGATAGGCCAAATATTCACGCAAAACATGTCAAAACATGAGAAAGTCTGATTGTTTAGGTTTGTCCACATCTTCGATTGGGAGGTCAAAAAAAGAAGTTCTTCACAAGTCACACTTCTCTATCAATACGGGTAACAAGCTTATCATCCTTTGCAACTTCAAGATCATACCGCTGCTGAATGTTCAGCCAGAATTGCGGAGTTGTTTCGAAGAATTTAGCCAGCCGCATGGCGGTATCAACGGTGAACTTCTCTGTTTTCTTTTAAAATTTCAAGCCGATTTCCCGTAGGCACTTTTAAGTCTTTAAGATCATGAGCCGAATCGATTTGAATTAATTTTATAAAAGCAGCTTAATCACAAATGCGTTAAATAGATCAATAAAAAAAGAGCACACAAGAGGAATGACTATAAACGCGATATGGGCCGGCCCATGCTTTTCGGTTACAGCAGTCATGTTCGCAATGGCTGTGGGAGTAGCTCCCATGGAGAAACCTCCGAATCCAGCCACCATAACCGCAGCCTCATAATCTCTCCCCATCACGTTGAAGACTACATAAATTATGAATAGAAAACTCAGCATGAACTGAACACTTAAAAGGATCAACAACGGAGCAGCTAGGTCCACAAGTTCCCAAAGCTGAACGCTCATTAACGACATGGCAAGAAAAACACCTAAGGAAATCTCGGCAATTAAACCGTTGGACACAGTTTCTGCAGGCCATTTCACTTTTTTAAAAACCACGGGAATCGTATTGGTGAGTATAATCCCGGTAAAAAGACATACAACAAATGTCGGTAGCATAACTCCGGCTTGTTCAAGGAAGTCTGATAAGAAAACTCCTATGATCATTGTCACATGAATTAACAACAAGGCACTCAAAAATTCGACGTGATTGACCCACCCTCCACCTGCGGAACGTTCTGTTCCAACATCCAAAGCTCCACTGTCGGTGGATCGAAGATTGTGTTTGACAATAAGGTGATTTGCGACAGGGCCGCCCATAACACTAGCTAAAACGAGTCCGAAAGTCGCACATGCAGCACCTATCTCCATGGCGTTTGTCACCCCAAACTGATTCGATAAGATTGGCGCCCATGCTATGGCTGTACCATGCCCGCCGATAAGCGAAATGGAACCTCCAATCAGACCGATGACCCTTTCAAGGCCAATGAGTTTTGCAACTCCGATTCCGACCAGATTTTGCGCGACAAGAAAGGCCATAGCTGCTGCAAGCAATAAAAAAAGTGATTTTCCTCCTTTTAGGAGCTTTCGGAAGTTGGCATTCAGCCCGATACATGTAAAAAAATAGAGAATAAGTGCATCTCGAGCGACAAGATCAAATTTGATTTCAACACCTGCGGCAACATATCCAATTGTTAAAATAGCTGCAGCCAACAATCCGCCGGTCACCGGTTCTGGAATGGTGAACTTACGAAGGAATTCAACCTTCCTATTAACTCCCCATCCAGCAAGAAATACCAAAATTCCAAAACTGAAACTTTGGAACCCATCAACTTCAAATATCATACTGTTTATCTCTCTCAAATGTATTTAAAACACAGGAACGCAACACTATATTTTTAAGGTAATTTAATGAATACCACTCTTAACCCTGCATTCGAAATAATATCTATAGCCAATTGATCCTGCCACTTTTTTCTGGAAAGTTGGTTGAGCCACAAAATATTTTCCTGACAGTTTATTTCATATTTTGCAGGGACTTCCAGCCATTTTTGGAATGCCATCTTCTGCTATTGTCGCAGGCCTCAATGTATCGAAATGTAGCAATTTCTGCTTCCTGTTTACCTGAAAACCTTCTGTAATAGATCATTTCTGTTTTCAAAGTATGGAAAAAGGATCCAGTGCCGCATTATCCCAGCAGTTGCCTCTTCGGCTCATACTTTGGAAGCAACCAGATTTTGCGAGTTGTTTTCCAAATTTCAGACAAACATATTGCACTCCTTGGTCGCTGTGTAAAGTTCCTTTATGAAAGTAAAAAACATTGCCACTGTCCCAAGTATTCCTCACAATAACCGCAAAGTCTGCGGCGAATAACTACCGTATTCACCGCAGACAAGGGCAAAAGCAATGTGGATACACGAACATCATGACTGGCCGAACTTTTCATGGAATGCCAGAAAACTTATTTCCAAGCTGGCAGACGTTCGTCATAAGCAGGGCTTTCTGCTTGGTAAAATGGAGAATTAAGGTTTTGAGCTGAAGAATGAAGCTGGTTTGAAAATATTAACAAATGATATAGTGCATTCATCGGCCATAGAAGGAGAGCTTCTTAATCCTGATGAAGTAAGGTCTTCTATTGCGCAAGGCCTAGGGATTGAAGCCGGTTGGTCGCTTGGTCGTGATGTGGACGGCATTGTTGAAATGATGCTCGACGCTACACAGAGATATTCAGAGTCTTTGACAAAAGGGCGTTTATACGATTGGCACGCGGCTTTTTTCCGACTGGGCGCAGTGGAATTAGGTAGATCAAAAAAGGGCAGGCATATTAAAGCACTCCCTTTTTTGATCTGCCAATGTAAGATATGGTCCACTTAACAAATATAGCAAATGGGATTTTATTTCCAAACTTTAAAACCACGGGATCGTAGCTGTTCCGCTTAACCCGTATTTGGAAAATTGTCCTTCGACTTTTTTATCAGACACATCAGAGTGTTTAATGAACAGCTTAAATCTTTGTGCTTTGCTTAAGCTTTTCATTTCTAGATAAGGCAGCTTGGTCATTTTTGCGGTGCTATCTGGGATACGTTTAAGAGCTTCTTCTCTTGTAATATTTTTACGCTTGATGAGTCGTCTACGTTCTTTTTCAGGGTTACTTTTAATCTGAAACCTTGAAACGGTACGGAACTTAGCGGAATCCGGTACTGACCTAACAGGAGAAAGGGCGGTGTAATCATGAACGCCACGCATCCATTTTTTCTCTGTTGCAAGCTGTTGCAGAACTTTTTCTGTAGAGTGAATTCTAAGCCGATCTCCTAGGCAATTGCTATCCTCACAAAAAGCGGGAAAACTGACCCCGACATTTTCGTCTCCTAAATTAACCAGCGCAAGATGAAGTTTCCCGAAGAGTATATTTAGAAGCATCTGCGCATTAAAATCGTTGTCCGGTATGACTTTAATATCAAGATAATGATCCATGAGTTACTCCTAATCCTTTCCGCCGAAAACTCCCCCGCGAATTAAGTTCGCCATCATGAAATGCTGATCTTCAAGTCGGTCCAGCTCTTTATCTTTAATAATGAGCTGATCTATTATGGTAAAAAAATCATTTTTGCTAAGACGATAAGCCACTCCCTGTGAGGTGACAGAACCATAAGGTTCTACCGCAATTGGTTTTGATGAATTTCCACCTTCGTACCAAGTGTCAATCGTGCGAAGTGCGTTACTTATTTTCTGACTGTGGAAACCAGCTACGCCGCCGACACTGTAGAGTGTTTTGCTTTTCTGTCCTTTGGCATTACCTTTGTCGAGAATAAGTTCTTCGGATGGATAGAGTTCTTGCCCTGCACCGATACGGGCAAAAGCTGTGACTTTAAGGACCGCAAGAGCTCCGCCAAGTCCGTTTGCGATCACTTCTGTCAGCTCCGCTATTCCTGTTTTTGCACTGTCAGGAATGGTAAAGTCATTGAGTGAAAATTCATGCCCTTCGAAAGTCCACTCTTTGCAGATTTCCCCTTGCTTTAGATGCTGAACACAAACTTCTAGCTCCTCAGCGCCAAAACGGTTGCGCCATAGAAACCGACCATTTGCCAGATTAACGGCATATCTTGCTCCCAGTTCGGTAAACCCGTGTTTGCTGATGTATTCGGAAACTTTCTCTTCAATTTTCTGCTGATAAGCAGGTTGGTTGCATACGGATGGATTGCCGACTCCACCCAAAATTTTACAAGTGAATTGTAAGCTGAAGCTGTCGTGTTCGCAGCTGATAGAAGCTACATCTACTCTTTGCAGGTTGGCATTCTGAGTGTTTTTTTCAATTTCTTTGATTTTATTTGTACGATTTGAAACTGTTCCACGTATGGATTTCTCGCGGACCAGAACAGGTTCCCAGTTCTGGTGGTTTTCACGGTCTGCCCATATCCCTGATTTAAAAAGACCGTCTGAAACATCAAGTTTACGTTCAAAAGCGAGGACTGAAGGTAATTCAATTTTAGTCTTTTTAGCAGCCATGATCATCTCCTAATTATTAATATTTTCTTGATAGTTATTTACAAGCAGGTATAAGTCGTCATCTTCACGATAATCGTGAAACCATAGAATATTGTTTAGTTCTGAAATGCGATGCGGGCTGACCCATTCACCGATTGAATAAACTGATTCTACAAACTGTGCTGGAACATGCATATCGCGGCAACGAGCGATTTCGCCCGGACCGTATAGTTCTGAAATACCCACATACCCGATAGGGATCGGCACAAACCAGCCCGGTTTTCGTTGAACTTCCCATTCATATTTTTTATCTTCCTTTTCTTCCTGATTTCGATAGTCTTTATCCTCAGAAAGTTCAGCGCATTTGCTCGTAAGGCGGGATAAATCCAGCAGACCGTCAATTGCTGTTACGTTAGGGGTGTTTTTTTGCATCTGCTCAACATGGGCTTCAAGGTAATCTGAGCGGTCAACCAGAGCGAAGCCGGGCATTAGGCTGCGACGAAACCGTCTAAATAGTTTTTCGCGTTCGGCTTTATTTGGAGGGACCGTCATAAATTTACAGCGAGGATAGCGTTTGGTTGCCGGCAGAACACTGCCTCCGGCAATCCTCATGGTCTGCATTGTTTCGAGAACAAAAGTTTCAAGATTGTCTTCATCCTTGTCATCTTCCAAATCGCCATAAACACCGATAACAAGAGTTATATCAATATGACATCGGCCCTCTTCCTGAAGTGAGGCAGAAACAGCGTTTCCACCTTTCTTTTCAAGCGGATTGCGGGTCTGTTTAAATGTCCACTCGAATTGTCCGTCAGCCTTATTCACCTGCGGATCAAATTCGTGACAGATAACGCCTACGCCTTTCAGCTCAACATCAAAATCGGCAACTTTCTGAATTTTGCGGTTTAAAGCTTCCGTAAATCCTGCAAAAGCGGAAATGGCCGGAAATCCCCATGTTAATGGGCTTGAGATGCTGTTACAATTTATGATGCGCAGATGGTGCAGTGACAGGATTGCATCGGGAGTTTTGAATTTATGACTCATCGCAAAGCTCCCATCTGAACATTTTCATTTCTTCTTTCAGCCCCTTTTTCCAAACAGCGTGTGAAATACCGTCCACTTCAACTTTGTGATATTTCTTAAGCCTGTTGTTTAGAGTTGAAGCAAAGTTATGACATATTCTATCTAACCACTGATCGTCCTGAATGGACTTGGCTTTCTCACTAAAAGGGTCGAGCCATTTTTTCTCATTGTCGGGCAATTGGCATTCAGCAGAATCGCTCCAGCCGGAAGGGAGAGAGCGTAGCTCCATGGCGTAAGTCAGAATGTCATCAACGATAGCAGCTAGAATTTTATCCCTGCCATACTTCGTATTCATATTGTCGATAGTTGTTTTTTTCAGGTAGCATCCTAAAGCATTCACCCAGTATTTTACGTTTTTGCGATAATATAATTCTGACGTAAAAATACTCTTGCGTGGGGCTTTAATCTCAGGTGATTGCCATGAAGGGGGAAGCGAAGGTAGAAGATAGCTTTTACCACCTCGTTCACTATTCAGCTGACTGATGTTCTGGGGCTTACTGCCTCCAAATGATTGAACTACAAGGTTGGGATAGCTGTGAATAGCGCAGTCGTGATAACCATTTTTCTTACGGGCTTCTTTGGCTTCTTTGACTTCATCGCTAAAGAAGTCAGATCTAATCTGACTGTGAACCCTGCTTACTAGCACAGATGGGTATAGTGGCAAAATCAAATGGTAATTTCCTTTAACCGGAAAATAAATTTGTTTAGTCAGACTGTGTGCCACGGGATCTCTATTTGAAATAAAGACTTTCAGTCCTTCATAAATCTGGCTCGCTAGCGCAGGGGTTGATGATAATGCTTTCTTAAAATCTTCATCTCCATCAATTAAGCGGGAGAGCAGGGTGCGGCCATTACACTCAATTTGTAAGAGCTTATTTACATCAAGGACGGCAGCATTTCCGATAACATCAGTAAGGGTGTTTTTGCTTCCCAGTGAAAAGGAACTTACCAAAGTTGATGGAATAGATTTTTCCTCCAAATTGCAAAAAAAACCTGTAGCTCCTTTAGCTTTAGAATTCATATGTTTTGGAGTGTGAGTTACACGTTGGATATGCTGTGCTCTTTTTGCAGCATCCAGTAGCCAGTTTTCTATTTCATACTTATCTCGTAAACCCGTGAGCTTTGCTTCTTCCTTCTCAATCTTGCCCTCGATTTCTTCTCGTTCACCTGAGAGCACTGCTGGGTCAGCGAGCTTTTCTTCGAGCTTTGCTATTGTTTTCGTAACGGGTTCATATTTTTCTTCTGCGCGTCCTTCTACAAAATCT harbors:
- a CDS encoding ABC transporter ATP-binding protein — translated: MPELLKVNKIDKFYDNFQAVKNASFALKRGEIGCLLGPSGCGKTTLLRTIAGFEDIASGSISITGKQVAGSKTVPPEKRSIGMVFQDYALFPHLTVKENIAFGINSLAKKEQENRVEELLQTVELPAEGDKFPHELSGGQQQRVALARALAPEPKLLLMDEPFSNLDVALRETLSTEIRKILKGRSITALMVTHNQNEAFAMADKVGILFDGTMQQWDTPHAVYHHPANPAVASFVGEGMFIKGKVTSQDTVKCALGTLCCKFLQNYSPNSKVNLLIRPEDVVHHDNSPYGAKIISKTFRGPTILYTLELDSGEQIISLVPSHHQHTIGQRIGIYQKVEDLVVFPADSYL
- the csy1 gene encoding type I-F CRISPR-associated protein Csy1, translating into MSEVNPDEVGAIKKAIRDFVEGRAEEKYEPVTKTIAKLEEKLADPAVLSGEREEIEGKIEKEEAKLTGLRDKYEIENWLLDAAKRAQHIQRVTHTPKHMNSKAKGATGFFCNLEEKSIPSTLVSSFSLGSKNTLTDVIGNAAVLDVNKLLQIECNGRTLLSRLIDGDEDFKKALSSTPALASQIYEGLKVFISNRDPVAHSLTKQIYFPVKGNYHLILPLYPSVLVSRVHSQIRSDFFSDEVKEAKEARKKNGYHDCAIHSYPNLVVQSFGGSKPQNISQLNSERGGKSYLLPSLPPSWQSPEIKAPRKSIFTSELYYRKNVKYWVNALGCYLKKTTIDNMNTKYGRDKILAAIVDDILTYAMELRSLPSGWSDSAECQLPDNEKKWLDPFSEKAKSIQDDQWLDRICHNFASTLNNRLKKYHKVEVDGISHAVWKKGLKEEMKMFRWELCDES
- a CDS encoding ABC transporter permease; protein product: MPPLFRRNTFCLKSPAWFAIAGALATISATPLLVIMSYLFSPQQEIWSHLTENVLGGLILNTAVLLACIVPLTAIAGVGLGWLTGACDFPGRKFFSWALVLPFAIPPYVFAFVYLGIFDFTGPVQTFIRSIFPFAGFIDIRNGAGVSTILSLAFYPYVYLMSRSAFMTQGRTALEAARMLGHSPAKAFFKVALPMARPFIAAGLVLVCMETLADFGAVSIFNYDTFTTAIYKAWFGMFSLTSAAQLSSVLGIIILVALVTEQKMRSRMRFTEAGRPNSTERLKLSGPWKWVAFSSCALMFFLAFALPFIKLIMWGFESIESDLSRYFTYGLNTLLLSLAGAALTVAAALALAFVKRNDSGPLMNWATRIATLGYALPGTVLAVGIFIPAAWLDNTVVGGLKGLGFNAATFIQGSLGLMIAAYCIRFLAAGFGSVDSAIQRITPSIGEAARTLGVTGSALLRCIYIPMLRKGLLTGAILVLVDIMKEMPITLMMRPFGWDTLAVKIYEYTSEGEWELAATPAVTLILVGLIPVLLLTRQMDK
- the csy3 gene encoding type I-F CRISPR-associated protein Csy3, with product MAAKKTKIELPSVLAFERKLDVSDGLFKSGIWADRENHQNWEPVLVREKSIRGTVSNRTNKIKEIEKNTQNANLQRVDVASISCEHDSFSLQFTCKILGGVGNPSVCNQPAYQQKIEEKVSEYISKHGFTELGARYAVNLANGRFLWRNRFGAEELEVCVQHLKQGEICKEWTFEGHEFSLNDFTIPDSAKTGIAELTEVIANGLGGALAVLKVTAFARIGAGQELYPSEELILDKGNAKGQKSKTLYSVGGVAGFHSQKISNALRTIDTWYEGGNSSKPIAVEPYGSVTSQGVAYRLSKNDFFTIIDQLIIKDKELDRLEDQHFMMANLIRGGVFGGKD
- the cas6f gene encoding type I-F CRISPR-associated endoribonuclease Cas6/Csy4, with translation MDHYLDIKVIPDNDFNAQMLLNILFGKLHLALVNLGDENVGVSFPAFCEDSNCLGDRLRIHSTEKVLQQLATEKKWMRGVHDYTALSPVRSVPDSAKFRTVSRFQIKSNPEKERRRLIKRKNITREEALKRIPDSTAKMTKLPYLEMKSLSKAQRFKLFIKHSDVSDKKVEGQFSKYGLSGTATIPWF
- the csy2 gene encoding type I-F CRISPR-associated protein Csy2, with amino-acid sequence MSHKFKTPDAILSLHHLRIINCNSISSPLTWGFPAISAFAGFTEALNRKIQKVADFDVELKGVGVICHEFDPQVNKADGQFEWTFKQTRNPLEKKGGNAVSASLQEEGRCHIDITLVIGVYGDLEDDKDEDNLETFVLETMQTMRIAGGSVLPATKRYPRCKFMTVPPNKAEREKLFRRFRRSLMPGFALVDRSDYLEAHVEQMQKNTPNVTAIDGLLDLSRLTSKCAELSEDKDYRNQEEKEDKKYEWEVQRKPGWFVPIPIGYVGISELYGPGEIARCRDMHVPAQFVESVYSIGEWVSPHRISELNNILWFHDYREDDDLYLLVNNYQENINN
- the gltS gene encoding sodium/glutamate symporter yields the protein MIFEVDGFQSFSFGILVFLAGWGVNRKVEFLRKFTIPEPVTGGLLAAAILTIGYVAAGVEIKFDLVARDALILYFFTCIGLNANFRKLLKGGKSLFLLLAAAMAFLVAQNLVGIGVAKLIGLERVIGLIGGSISLIGGHGTAIAWAPILSNQFGVTNAMEIGAACATFGLVLASVMGGPVANHLIVKHNLRSTDSGALDVGTERSAGGGWVNHVEFLSALLLIHVTMIIGVFLSDFLEQAGVMLPTFVVCLFTGIILTNTIPVVFKKVKWPAETVSNGLIAEISLGVFLAMSLMSVQLWELVDLAAPLLILLSVQFMLSFLFIIYVVFNVMGRDYEAAVMVAGFGGFSMGATPTAIANMTAVTEKHGPAHIAFIVIPLVCSFFIDLFNAFVIKLLL
- a CDS encoding extracellular solute-binding protein, which translates into the protein MKKIITLAITTIMVAAWSASAFAADIIVYSARKEHLIKPLFEAYTAETGVKIKYITGKAGALLERIKAEGANTSADLFITVDAGNLWYAAEEGVLAPIKSATLEKNVPSHLRDPQNRWFGLSVRARTIVYNKNKVSPEELSTYEALGDSKWNKRLLLRTSKKVYNQSLVASFIADNGEVETEKVIKSWIANLPVAPFSSDTKALEAVAAGVGDVAIVNTYYFGRLLKKNPELPLAIFWPNQKTNGVHMNASGAGVTANAKNKKEAIKLLEWLSSDKAQGKFAALNLEYPVNPEVKPDPIVAAWGEFKGNPMNVSNYGKFQAEAIKLMDRAGYK